The genome window GGCGCCGGCGCGACGGGCGACTTCGTCGGCAAGAGTGATCAGATCGCCACATTCCTCGCGGGCGGCTGGGCCTTCCTTGCGCCGCAAGCCGGTTGGCGCGCTTATGTCGAAGCGGAATCGCTTCTGCTGCTCTATGATGGCGCGGGATGGATGGATTGCGGCCTGTCCTTGCGCCAGCTGCAAAACCTTGCGCTGCTCGGGATCGGCGCGACCGCCGACGGCGCCAATCCGCTGCTCGCCAAACTCAATGCAACGCTCTTTACCGCAAAGAGCGTCGGCGAAGGCGGCTCCGGCGATCTCCGCTTCGCGCTGAACAAGGAGAGCGCGGCCAACACCCTCTCGCAGCTTTACGAGTCGAACTATTCCGCGCGCGCCGAAACAGGCTTGATCGGCGACGATCATTTTCGCGTCAAAGTGTCGCCCGACGGTTCGATCTGGAAGGAAGCGATCGTCATCGACAGCGCGACGGGCGCAGTCGCCCTTCCGAGCGGCGGCCCGGCGAAAGTTCAGCTCTTTACGTCGACGGACACTTATACGCCAACGCCAGGAATGCGCTTTGTTGACGTGATGCTTTTTGGCGCGGGAGGGGGCGGCGGCTCAGGCGCGCGACAGGCGGCCGGGGCGATCGCCTCAGGCGGCGGCGGGGGCGGCGGCGGCGGAATTGCGAAAGGCAAGTTCACCGCAGCTCAGATCGGCGGGGGCGTCACCGTCACGATCGGCGCGGGCGGCGCGGGCGGCGCGGCGCAGACCGTCAATAGCACGGCTGGAAGCGGCGGAACTGCCGGCGGCCATACGACGTTCGGGACGTTGATGTTCGCCGGCGGCGGCGGCGCGGGCTCTGGCGGCGGCCTTGCGGTGGGCTCGGGCGGCGGCGGAGGCGGCGGGATGACGACCGGAGGCAATGCCGCTGGCGCAACTGGCGGCGGTCCCTCGTTGGGCGGGCCGGCTGGGGGGTCTGCTGCAGTGGGCGCGAGTAACTATGCAGTGGTTTATGGCTCGGGCGGGGCCGGTAGCCCCGCAAC of Methylocystis sp. SC2 contains these proteins:
- a CDS encoding DUF2793 domain-containing protein, whose protein sequence is MTQTTHLALPFIEAAQAQKHVTHNEALALIDALTQLSVSARNVTSPPATPAEGDRVLVGAGATGDFVGKSDQIATFLAGGWAFLAPQAGWRAYVEAESLLLLYDGAGWMDCGLSLRQLQNLALLGIGATADGANPLLAKLNATLFTAKSVGEGGSGDLRFALNKESAANTLSQLYESNYSARAETGLIGDDHFRVKVSPDGSIWKEAIVIDSATGAVALPSGGPAKVQLFTSTDTYTPTPGMRFVDVMLFGAGGGGGSGARQAAGAIASGGGGGGGGGIAKGKFTAAQIGGGVTVTIGAGGAGGAAQTVNSTAGSGGTAGGHTTFGTLMFAGGGGAGSGGGLAVGSGGGGGGGMTTGGNAAGATGGGPSLGGPAGGSAAVGASNYAVVYGSGGAGSPATGAAGNGAGNCGPEAGGSGGGSGGGITAANATSAGGVGGRIYINGAVVQAAGGAAGVSGSAGSSYASGVGPLNQAGAGGGGGGSHTTTPGGGGVGGLGGGGGGGGGASQNGANSGAGGNGGGGYAVVLEYF